The region TGAGATAGTGAGACTGAATGTACACAACAATATTATACTTGACACAacctcctggctggctcgccactaATTTGTCTTATGTAGCAAGTACATAAGCTAAAATAATTTAAGTTGGTTATGAATAGTTGGGCTAATTCAGAAGATATCAGATTCGGCTCTAGGAGGTGAGTGAAGTACAATAAACGTACAACCACAAATATTGTGATTACAAATGTTATTTATAGTGAAAACAAAGTGCAACTACCAAAcaccaatatttacaaaatctgcagacaaggaaaaaataaaacaattcaagCTTGTAAAATATCCGCTGCACGGCAGTGCATGAACCTCGTCCAACCTCTGGCAACAATGTCCATAAAGTTTATTTCATGAGTGATATAAGTCCAACGCGTATGACAGTCTAGACAGGTTGAAATTTGAAGTAGGATGATCAGCACTAAGATTCCAAAGCTGAAATCTCAGAAGTGAGATTTAGGGGACTAAACCAAGAGGGGAGAGTGTAGGCCGCAGCAGCCTCCTACCAGACCGCAGGAAGTTGTAGCTGGGGTTCTGGCTCGTTGGGCCTAGCTCGCCATCCAAAGTAGTGGTGTCGCTGTGGTCTCTCCAGGGCACCACTAGCCTGCACTACAATCACAAAACCACTATTAGCAAAATTCATCTAAACTTCCCAAGCTAGCTTTAGTTCCAGTGTACACATAAAATCCATgagaaaatacaacaaatacaTATCCAACCATtgtaatgaattaaaacaaatgacAATCTCAAATAACAAAACTACAGCCACATAAAGTGAGAGCAGTAGTAATGCAGTAAGCCTCAGCCATCCCATCAGCTAATAGCACTGGCATACTGATACaggttacacaaacaaacattcagACTCACTCACCATTCACTACGTGCGATGTCACATACGAGCCCCACGCATCTACCCACGGCGGTATCAAAATACTGTTGAACGCAATCCACAATTAATTCAAAACAAGTCAAGATAGTAAACAGCGAAAAGCGCTCGCCCTACGTACCTGTTGCTTCCATCCGCTAACGCCTCTCCCCCGCGTCTTTTCGAGACGACAACCCGGAAGGCATATATCGGTGCCTCgcgaatgtgattggtcacaacAGGCATGTGCAGACACGCGCCATGACGCGTCGCGATGCCTTCACGGGCACGCTCCCAATTGGAATTTAAAATTTCGGCTTAGTTATAGATGcagctcttttattttttatgtgggTTACACCTGCCTGGAAATGAACGTTtctgatgtttgtgtttcctgttttaaaatGAAAGGTTGCGATTTACTACAAATGACTTGAACATGAGGAGCAAATGACAGGAAACTAACCTGAGCTACGATAAAAAACATTATCTCCACTAAAACACAATATGAACTCACATTTTCTCCACAGGTGAAATTTATTATGCATCAGATGTTGAGCTGGAGCCTACATTTTAATCTCTTTATAACCTGCAAGCAGCCTAAACTCTGAATAATTAATTAGtgtgcattaaaaataatgtattGTTATCTTTGGGAATATTTGCTAGAGAAACTGACCGGAAGAAGGAGTGGGCTATATGAACGATCCTTTCGCCTTTCCTGTCGTCAGTTTATTCCACGGCAACAATAACCGAGCTGCACAGATGCGTCTAATTATATATGAATCAGCTGCTGCTGAATACTTTGAACAGCTTCACATGATACAAAATAAATCTCCTTAGTCTGAACGTCAGTCTGAAACTTCACAGCTCCTCTGAACTCGCAGAGAAGTTTAATGAAGCGCGAGTTTCCTTCAGCTGCGGAGATAACGGAGAAAACCTCTCCCGGTTTAACGGAGCAAAAACATCTGAGACAAAAAGAAACGGTCGGGTTTATTTCTCTGTGAAGGATCCgtaataaaacataaactaACCGGTGACCAGCGTCAACCTTGAGATGAGCCTTGTGGCAGCCGCCATGACAGTTTGCTGTTGTTGTAGTTTCAGGTTTGTCCATCAGGCGGCGATAAAAAACGATGAAAAAAGGTAAACAGTGTTTAATGTAATGACCAAAACCCAACATcatcagtaaaaaaataaaagccaatacaggcattttattttgaaatcgaTACCGGTGTTGGGCCAAAAAGTGACCGTCTACCAAAAATGTTGTGTATGTTTTTATGTGTAACGTCTTTACCTAAAATGTCAAATAGACTGTAGTGAACAGGATttacacaaaacaaataaatgcccTGTTTTTAGGCAACTTTATGACTGTATGATTATTGTTTCTACATTATAATCAATCCAAACTTTTGGCCACTTTTATGttatatttgttgttatttCACTCTTAACAAAGAAATTTCCTTCATAACATGTTTCACAGATTATAGTCTAACATGTCATTTACAGCTGTTTAAATACCAGCGCAGCCACTGTGGAGCGCCACAGTAAGCGGAAACACGTCACCACCATAGTAGGCAGAAACACGTGACTTGCAAACCGCGCAAGTGGATCGTAAAGGTTGGAACAGAGTCATTCACCGTTAGTAGGAATCAACAAGTCCGCTTACACTGATCATGCGTTACAACATGGGAATATTTAAGTAAGAGAGCTGGAGTCTTTAAACCACATTTTGCATTAAAATATGATTTATTGTTGGCATCAGAGATGGAAAGAAACgaagtagaaatactttgttactgtacttTAGTAGTAGACTTTTGGGGTATCTGTCCTTTACTTTGCTACTTTTTTGTTTCTACTTTTACTTTACCTTACTTTATACTTTTGTACTTTACGTATGTTTTGGAGCCTGTACTTTTTACTTCCACTTGAGTAAAAACACGAGTCAATACTTTTACTAGAGTATTTTTAAACAGAGGTATCtatacttttacttgagtaaagaaaaatgtgttcttttgaCACCTATGTAGCGGTCACtttcaaatgtatttgttttttgcttcttATTGAACAAATTCACTTCACTACTTTTCACTGTCTGTAACATCAATGTAAATTGTTCCATTTACTGCACATTGCACTTTATTCATGTCTTTTATTGCCCAGTTAGTTAGTTTAGTTAGCCTTTATTAAATTGTATGTCAATACATACAATTTACAAAAGTATCTTGTAAAGTATCTTTTTGTAAAGACTTTTCTCCCCAAATCTATTACATGCTAAGTGTAACATGTTATTTCTGCTGAAACctaaactgttttgtttttttttacatgcaaaaTGTTTTTATCTCATAATTTCAACTTAATCTGTTGTCTAGTATATTTTCTCTGCTCTGTCAATGTGGTCAAAACGCAATTTAATTTTCGCTATTAAAGTCGAAGTCACACGTTTCCGCCTACTGTGGCGCTCCTCACCTTACAGTGGCTAAAGCCAGGTGCTCTTGTGGTTGCCACAATACCGGAAGTATTTACATGTGGCAGGATACCAGTGGTGTAAATACGTATTGTGGCCACTGGAGGGCAGTCAATCTCTGTTATCAGtctgttcaattcaattttatttatacagcaccaaatcacaacaacagtcaccttaaggcgctttatattgtaacgtagaccctacaatcatatgaccccctatgagcaagcactttggcgacagtgggaaggaaaaactcccttttaacaggaagaaacctctgacagaaccaggctcagggaggggcagagcCATCTGCTACGACTGgttggagtgagagaaggaagacaggataaagacatgctgtggaagagagacagaggttaataacaggtatgattcaatgcagagaggtctattaacacatagtgagtgagaaagatgactgaagaagaaacactcaacgCATCAGTCTACACCGCAGTGAGAACTCAGAAACGTTTATAGTTTAGAATATAGTTAATTTTCCTCATTTACTGGGTAGATTTATTTCAATATTCTCATTAAATATCTTATGATCAGTAAATCTGACACTGATGTGCTGCAGAAACCTTTAGAGGAACATTTATATATTTAGCCACACGTGGCTTTGATTTACAATCGTCTCCGTCATAATTCTGTTGTCTGTTTTTACTCTTGCACTTTTAAGTGTCTGTAAAAACTCTAGTCCAGCTTTTTCCTGagaaatgaaacagaaattTATCAGCAGCGTCAGCGATGTGCTGAAGTCCAGTTCACTGTGTCCTCTTTGCTCTATTTATTTTCCAAGAAGAGATCCTGTTGCCTGGTAACTTCTGACTGCTTCATCTGGTTTTCACTTTCATCTTTCAAGGAGCTTTCATGAAAAATGAGCCAAACTAGACTAAGAGCAAAAACTAATTCGGCTGCAACAGATAAAACACCTTAATTTACATAAAATCCAattaaaatatcacaaaaataTCTTTACATGTTTTTGTCCCAGCTGTCAGCATCATTACTGAATACATTTAAAGGCTgatataaatatatcattaataaaatgttaataaaaGGTTCAGTTTAATATTATTAAGACTCCCAAGTTAAGAATAGATTTTAAATGTGACACCAAATACTTAAATGATCTTCTGTGTTATTCTGGActtttatctgttgtcaaaaAACTCATGTTTGGAAGTTTCAGCTGGTCTGTGGGGTTACACAGTGCAGCAGGACTGTTTTGGAGTATTAAATGGATTTTGTCTTCTTGTtcccttttatttattattagtaataattattaataatcaATATAAACATGTCAGAGAATCTCAGGATTTTTAatatgcaggaaaactgcttGCAGCAGGATGCAGGCTGCACATGTGAGGATACATGAAGTCAGGCACTGTGAGAACGTCATTCAGAGGAACTCGATTTTAATGCTCAGTTCCAGTTGTGTGTTGTTCCCCTCTGTGATGAGAGCGTGTTTTAAAAAGTCCAGATTAGGGTTAAAAAGTTCTTTCAGCAAAAGAATAAACAAACTGCAGTTAATACTTTAATCTGCGCCTCTCTTTGATCGCCAAACTGAAAACTttgatgtattttttatgtCGTGTTGTTTGAACTCAGGATGTCAATAAAACGTTGCCAAAGTCGGTGAAAAGACGTCTCAGTTTATTTATGTACAGATGTTCAGGTGAAGCGATGGAGTACACAGGCTTCAGGGTTGTGACAAACTTCAGactgaaaatactttaaaaaaggaatcaaagggaaacaaaaacatgctCAGAGGCTGTAGGTTATCTACACCTCCACAATCCCGACACGTAACCTGTCCACAAACGTTTGCTTTCAGTATGAAAagtttctcctttttaaaattcCTCCTAAATAAATAATCCGCTGCAGAAGAACAGAAAACACACCTTACCCTAAAAATCACAAACTGGTTTAGTAGTACAAACAAAACGAAACAGTGCATCATCACAACAACACGAATCCATCGTCGGCGTCTACTCGATCAAAACAAACTCGCCGTCTCTAACCTGCTGTACTAAAGTTTAATCACACAAAGTAAagtcaaataaaactgaaactttcAGCTGCCGTCGATCTCGAAGGCCGATTGTTTAAAGACAAACTTCTGGATTTAAAACCTCTCTGATCCGATGTTTTTGTGACTGAATTAAAGAAATCAGAGGAACAGATGTTATTGAGCACAGGACGAAACGCCCCCACAATTTATTAGCAGATTGGTCACATTAGAAAAAGCAACACGTTTACAGAGAAAAGGATGAGAAAACAGCCGACACAGAAACATTCATGCCCCTCCAACAGATGTGTGCAGATGTTCGTCAGCTCCTCTGTATCTCATGCGTTCTGAAGGTGCTTCTGTGTGCAGACCCACTTTTTCAACGCCTGCGTCAAAACTATGAAGAACGTCACGACGTCATtcgcacagaaacacacacacaaatatttcCCCTCTTTATCCACtcggaaaaaaaagaaagaaacacaaacaaaaacgaCTTCGCTCATGCCAGTTTCATTGTTCCCACAATGAGGGAATAAATTAGCTCCATAAAATGCTTCTTTATAAAAGAAATGTATTGAGTACTGTACACCTCGTCtatacagcataaagacagGGAGCACGGTGAGAAGGGAAAATTATCTCCAGAAATTAGACACATTCTGGCTCTAGCACCCTTATCCCTCCAACGCACGCCTCAATCTTCTTTATGTGCAGGAGATGGAGCATCCCTCACTCCACCCGCCGAGGCCGGTTCTTCAGGGAGGAGAGCAGGAACCTCCTTCATGTCGGAGCTGAGCGCCGGGAACGCTCCATCTCTGCCGGGCTCGCCAGCCCTTCCTGCAGCTCCGTCAGCAGCTTTAAATAAGTTCAGTCCACTCGGGGAGAAAAGAGTCCAACGGGACATCTTTTCATATGAAGAGTCTGTCTCTCAGCCGGAGTCTGACTCACTTGTGTCTGAGGACGAGGACGAagaggatgatgaagaagagTCAGAGGAGGAGCTACTGGCGCTGAGACGCGACGGCTGGGTGTGGGTGTCGGCTGCAGGCTTCTCGGCTggaggaagaaaacaaaacaacatcaaGATGTGTTCAGAGGAAAACAAGGAAAACTACATTATGCTCCATGGCTGTAGTTTTTGGTCATTTTTCAACACCGGGACCAGTTTAGTCGTTGTTGATAAAGTTTCACTCTTCAACCATGGACGACTTACGTTTGGTCTTCATCGGCTTCTTTCCAGAGTTGAGCTGACCGCTGACGTCCATCAGCCTTCTCTCCAGCTCCATCTGCTTCTCCAGAGCGAGCTCTTCCCGCGACTTTCCAGCACTGTTCTTACTCGCTGCAGACAGAAGACGAGAACATCAATGAGCTGGAGAACTTTAACCAAAGATCAACTAACCCAGTGCTTATTCATTTTCTTCCCAATGTTTTATGAGGTTCACTAACTGTAAGGCTTTCGGGGTTTCTTCCTCAGACACGTCATGACGTATCGCTCCAGCTCCCGCAGCGTCGACGGCTTCAGCGTCTCGAAGTCTATCTCAATCTCCTCGGGGTTGGTGTCTCGGAGCGACGGCTCACGGGACTGGATGATGTAAACGACACGGCCGAGCTTTTCGCCGGGCAGCTTGTTGATGTCCAGGCTGAGCTGGCGCTTCTCGTCGTACGACATAGGCGCCGTCTCCTCCTCTTCGTCTGAGTCAAAATGGCTCACGAGGGGATCGTGGGCCACCTGCGGGATGACGTTGGCCTTTTTGGATCTGTTGGAGGAAAGCAGGGAgtgtttaacaaaataaaaatgtgcacaATGCAGTCAACTCATAAACTGTCCAGTAGGTGGCAGCACTCACTTgctcttgttgtttttcttgctcGGTGCCTTCTTCATCGGCATCACGGGGCAGGGCACACTCTTGCTCTTAGATTTTGGAGTTTTGGTCATTTTCGGGGTCTTGGGCGGCCTGACAGGTGTCACATCCTCCTCTATCCTCCGGTGCTTCTCTTTCTcaacctttttcttcttctttttgtccttcttgtctttcttcttcttgggtTTGGCGATGGGGCCCTGGGAGAGTGCGGTGAGCTGCTCATGAACAGCTTTTAGCTGAAagatcaaaaaaataaaaagataaaatggcATCAGTGCTGCGAACAACCGGTGTGTGAACATGTGTTTACAGACATGCTGCTGTACACACCTGCTCCTGCAGCTCTGCCAGACGGTTCGCCCTCTCCTCCTCAGAGTCGGAGCTTGGGCTGCTGTCGCTTTCCTCACTCTCGCTGCTGAGCTCACTCtcagaggaggatgaagaggatgagGAAGACGAGGAAGAGCTCGGTGGTGCTGGAGGCTCATCTGGCATTTTAGCAATACAGAACTCAAAAACATCCTGGAGAGAGAAAAtggtttggtttaaaaaaaatgcaactgaAAATGAGAAGTAGAAGTTTCAAATTGCGAGAATTTAAAAGTtccaattaatttttttaatcattgaaataaagaaaatcacCTGGAGTTTTCTGGCCATGGCCACCACATCGTGGTCAGGAGGGTTGTACTTGTAGCAGTTGGAGAACATCAGTCTAACATCAGCGGAGAACTGGTGCGCCTCACGGTACTCTCTGCCGTCCATCTTTCgctaaaacaacaaaagaaaagattttagatAAACAGTCTCTGAACTTCAGTTTCAGAAGTGATAAATTCAGTCTGTGGAATGAATGCGTACCTTGATGGTGCTGAGGTCCATGGGCTGTTTAATGATGTCGTGGTAGTCGTGAAGACCGAGCGACGAGGCATCGACAGGCTTGTAAAACGGCCAGGCGTACGCGGCGTGCTTCTTCGACAGCAGCTCCTTCAGGACGCCGCTGCAGTAACGCATCTGAGGGCTCAGCTTGCTGCGGCGCACCGGCGGCGGCAGGATAGAATCTGGTAAGTCCTTCTTAGGAGGTTTGATGGGTCGTCCGCTCACTCCCCTCCTGTTCCCTCCTGCTCCTTTGGTGCCTACAACCACTGCTGGTCGGCCCATATTCATGTTGATATTCATTCCCATCCCCATGCCCATGCCGCTGTTGTGGTCCACCCTCAGAGAGGTCAGGGTTAGCGGTGAGTTGTGCCCCAGCCCCATGCCACTAACGCCCATCGTGCTCATTATAGGCATGGGTACGGTGGTCGGAGTGGTTGTGTCCGCTTTCCGCTTCACACCTTTTTTCTGTAGATGAGAAAAGAAGAACAGAGGAAGTCAGAGGAATCCCGTTTCATGTCTAGTCTCCATGAATTTTAGAACACAttccaaaaatataaatacaagaAGTCAAGCGTTACAGTTACCTTAGCCGTGGGCTGGGTGGGCAGGAGACCTGTGATTGTGGGCATGGTCTGCTCAGTCTGAAAGGCGTGGGGCATGCTCTTGGACAAAATGGTTTGTGGTGGGGTGGAGAGGATTGAGTCGGGCGTTTCTGGAGTGGGAGGCGAGTATGCTGACTGAGAGACAGCTGGGACTTGATGAGCTGTTGTCACGCCTCCAGAGACTGAAAGAGTGAAAGAGGAGAATCAGGCTGTGAAGTGACTGATCTTGTCCTGAGTGTACTACAGCTGCTGGCCTGACACATCTGCTCACCTGCattgtttttcccttttttgccattttttgcaGACTTGCTGCGTGGAGGTGGGGGAGGCAGCTCCAACTCTTCCTGAGGCATCTGAGCCACCTTCTGCAGGAACGCCTTTTCCAGAGACTGAGCCATCAGCACGATGTCATCTGTCGGCTGCAGTGAAGGAAATTCACACAAAATGGTTTTAAAACAATGATATTAACACACTTTATACATAATACATTCATTAACTATAGTTAATAACTATAGGCAACATCTAAAGACATAATTATATACAGATACATAATATACAAGGGTAGTATTGCTCTAAATATTTTATACTAtatatttttacaatttttgGTTATATTGACCAGGGCAGATTTACCTTGTTATAAATGTAGCAGTTGGTAAACATGGTGTTGAAGTCCTGCATGCACTCACTGGCACTGCGGTAGTAGTTATTTTCTAATCTCTTCTTAATTGTGCCCATGTCCATTGGATTTTTTATGATCTTGTGATAGTCCTGGAGGAAGAGAGGCATTTTCAGGGTAGGAAACATTCAAACTTCACTCTTTAAACAGGAACTGAAACCTGAAACTATACACTCACCGGCAGGCTGAGCTTGACAGCATCCACGGGTTCGTGAAAGGGCCAGGCAAAGTGGTGCCTCCACAAAGATTTGAGCAGGACTTTCTGCAGGAACTGCAGTTGGTTGGTCATCCTCCCCTGGCGGTTGGGGTCCTTCACCGGGGGCTGCGGGGGCCCGGAAGGGGTCATCTGGCTGTGGGGGGGCATTCCAGGACTCTCAAAGCCCTCGTAGAGCAGTGAAGGTTTTCGGATGCGTTTTCCAGCTGTGCCACAGTTCTGATCCATCATTATTCCCAACATACTGGCATCGGGCCCAACATGGGAGCTGCAGAGAGCACAGTTACAAAGGAACTGAGTATTTTGGTTTGAGCTGTGATGATGAAATTCTATTAAGTTTTTCTTCTCATTATAGAAAGGTTACAATGAATATTCTGTGCTGTACATCCTGGGATTACCATGTAAGCTAATCAACTTTCATAATAAATAAGTGTTCCCTTGTTGACGTATGCTTCCTGTTATCATGTCAAATTTGATACAAAGTCAAAAAGGATACTACACGTTTGTTAGCAAGCACCCATCTGCCTGACCCTGAGCGCTCACACTGGGTGAACTGGTACAAGCACTTCCTCTTCTACACGTCTCACTCAGACTTAAACCCAACACCCATTtccatgctttaaaaaaaaacaacaacttagaTTGTGGGAGGAGTTTAAGCTGCCATGTTACTGTAATGACTGGAATAGTGTAGAAAATTTACACACAAATTCTAATTCCTAACCTTGTCTACCACAAGCCACCCATTAGTCATTAACACAGGATTGTGATTATATATAAACAGAGCTTAGGGTACACATTAACTTGTCACAGTATTAACACTAAGCCACTCCTACTTCTTGTTGTTCTGTGTTTGACAGGTGCGAGACACCGACTATCTAAACTCGTTCTCTGCAACCATGACTGTACCTATGAGCGCCTGGTGACTTCAGAGTTATGTTTAGATGACAGGAGAAAACAGTTCTATACAAAAGTCACATTACCAATACGTAACACGACACTTTGCACCAGCGAAGGAAGACCATCTCTGTTGAACTCTGGTGTTGACCTGACTTACCATTGTGCCTCCATGTGTACCTTTAATAACACTAAGGTGTAAAGAAAGCATATCCTTATACACTCTAGAGCCAAACAGCATAGTTACGGGTACTGGATATAAAGTAACAGTAGTTGTATTTTATGTCATTAACTGTGCAGTATTTTCAGAGTCTGGTTACTTGGATGGGGACTGTTGGTGGCATTAGCATCAAATCTACAGTGACACTAATGCtagtatttttaatttaaaaagaaaaatgtaaaaaccagCAATTCTGTTTATTCAGTTGTCCTCTTTCAGTGCTGCAAAGTATTGACTCACCATGATCCACCTTCACTGGCCCACCATCTGAACCACAAGACTTACAAGACTAACCAAGGCCAGAGGGGGTATTTAAGGTCACCCGCCTGAAAACTGGTTTCTACCAAAAGCCTGAAACAGCTGGTGTTGTATTATTGGATGCTGCACCATTACCATTAAGTCAAAACAGAAAATTGGTTTTTTTAAGTTCCACATTTAAGCAAACAGTGCAAGTAATATAACCATGGGGTTAGTAGCTTAAGTCTCCTATGCATAGCCTAAaggtatgtttgcactgatccACCCTACACACAAAATGTAAGAAGAATTAGCAACATGACACAACAAAAGGAGTGCAAAGCTATTGTAaaccagtcattttaaatgatacaactgttggaaacacatttgacaGTTAGTGtactttattattaaaaagGGAAATAATCATGTACAAAATATAACAGCACTACACAAAAAACATGTTGGcccaaaaaatatttaacaaatTAAGAGACAAAAAATAGATTCTCcattaaagtattaaaaattTATCATATTTAGAGACAGTTTTTTGGCATTATCGGATTAGTTCAAAATGATAGCAGCTGCTAACTACTGGGGCTAGTGTGCGCTGTAACCAGGCAACCAAGGGAAACACCCAACATATATACTAATAACCCTacattaaaaataacatttaccagAGACATTGACAGGCTCTCTGTATGTG is a window of Maylandia zebra isolate NMK-2024a linkage group LG22, Mzebra_GT3a, whole genome shotgun sequence DNA encoding:
- the brd2a gene encoding bromodomain-containing protein 2a; translated protein: MEMAVNPPIDSSHVGPDASMLGIMMDQNCGTAGKRIRKPSLLYEGFESPGMPPHSQMTPSGPPQPPVKDPNRQGRMTNQLQFLQKVLLKSLWRHHFAWPFHEPVDAVKLSLPDYHKIIKNPMDMGTIKKRLENNYYRSASECMQDFNTMFTNCYIYNKPTDDIVLMAQSLEKAFLQKVAQMPQEELELPPPPPRSKSAKNGKKGKNNAVSGGVTTAHQVPAVSQSAYSPPTPETPDSILSTPPQTILSKSMPHAFQTEQTMPTITGLLPTQPTAKKKGVKRKADTTTPTTVPMPIMSTMGVSGMGLGHNSPLTLTSLRVDHNSGMGMGMGMNINMNMGRPAVVVGTKGAGGNRRGVSGRPIKPPKKDLPDSILPPPVRRSKLSPQMRYCSGVLKELLSKKHAAYAWPFYKPVDASSLGLHDYHDIIKQPMDLSTIKRKMDGREYREAHQFSADVRLMFSNCYKYNPPDHDVVAMARKLQDVFEFCIAKMPDEPPAPPSSSSSSSSSSSSSESELSSESEESDSSPSSDSEEERANRLAELQEQLKAVHEQLTALSQGPIAKPKKKKDKKDKKKKKKVEKEKHRRIEEDVTPVRPPKTPKMTKTPKSKSKSVPCPVMPMKKAPSKKNNKSKSKKANVIPQVAHDPLVSHFDSDEEEETAPMSYDEKRQLSLDINKLPGEKLGRVVYIIQSREPSLRDTNPEEIEIDFETLKPSTLRELERYVMTCLRKKPRKPYTSKNSAGKSREELALEKQMELERRLMDVSGQLNSGKKPMKTKPEKPAADTHTQPSRLSASSSSSDSSSSSSSSSSSDTSESDSG